A window from Kovacikia minuta CCNUW1 encodes these proteins:
- a CDS encoding SLBB domain-containing protein, giving the protein MKISFPTPHTPHPTPHFLASVLPLCSSIGLALLPVSGVAQSLRPTDSQLAPLSQAPQVPPQPATPQTAIPQITVPQVAAEGYQLGVGDRVKIDIFSVPEYSGEYQVLPDGSLNLPEIGAVPVQGKTLKEASRAISTRFEPYLTRPVVTISLLAARPVTITISGEVSRPGSYTVPAVSPTSDPNAGVPIVTRIIQLAGGTTQSADIRRIQVRRPRPGNGSADEIISVDLWQLIQAGNSRQDLPLRDGDSIVIPATTATNLNEAQQLASTSFAASNSKPLRVAIVGEVNRPGPHLLTEDPKTQTGVNPGVNNDVKQQVPTVTRAIQVAGGITQSADIRKIQVRRLTKAGSEQVIDVDFWKLLQAGDMRQDLPLQDGDTVVIPTAQNLTPEDATALASASFAPDKISVYVVGEVGRPGAVQVPPNTPLNQAILAAGGFNNRAKKGSVNFIRLNPNGTVTQRSIPIDFSQGISEANNPALRNNDTIVVGRSTLAGITDTLGSVVSPIGGLFAIFSILGL; this is encoded by the coding sequence ATGAAAATTTCCTTCCCCACACCCCACACCCCACACCCCACACCCCATTTCCTAGCCAGTGTACTTCCCCTGTGCAGTTCAATTGGGTTAGCTTTACTCCCCGTATCAGGAGTTGCTCAATCGCTTCGTCCAACGGATTCTCAACTAGCACCTCTCTCACAAGCACCCCAAGTACCGCCTCAACCAGCAACCCCCCAAACAGCAATACCGCAGATCACAGTTCCGCAGGTAGCTGCTGAGGGTTATCAGTTGGGGGTAGGCGATCGCGTCAAAATCGATATTTTTAGTGTGCCGGAATATAGTGGCGAGTATCAGGTTTTGCCGGATGGCAGCTTGAACTTACCTGAAATTGGTGCTGTTCCCGTGCAGGGAAAAACGCTCAAGGAAGCTTCGAGGGCGATCTCAACTCGATTTGAACCTTATTTAACCCGACCAGTGGTTACCATCAGCTTGCTGGCTGCCCGTCCCGTTACCATCACCATTTCTGGCGAGGTGAGCCGTCCGGGTTCCTACACGGTACCTGCGGTTTCACCCACATCAGATCCGAATGCGGGCGTCCCCATTGTCACCCGCATCATTCAGCTTGCAGGGGGAACAACGCAATCTGCTGATATTCGGCGGATACAGGTGCGTCGCCCACGACCAGGAAATGGCAGTGCGGATGAAATCATCTCCGTTGATTTGTGGCAGCTGATCCAGGCGGGTAATTCTCGCCAGGATTTACCGTTGCGAGATGGGGACAGCATTGTCATTCCCGCAACCACAGCGACGAATTTAAATGAAGCTCAGCAGCTCGCATCCACCAGTTTTGCAGCCAGTAATAGTAAACCCCTGCGGGTGGCGATCGTGGGAGAAGTCAACCGTCCGGGACCCCACCTTCTAACTGAAGATCCCAAAACTCAAACGGGCGTGAATCCTGGTGTGAATAACGATGTAAAGCAGCAAGTTCCGACGGTAACCAGAGCCATTCAGGTTGCGGGGGGCATTACCCAGTCGGCAGATATTCGAAAAATTCAAGTGCGTCGTTTGACGAAAGCGGGTTCTGAACAGGTAATTGATGTGGATTTCTGGAAACTGCTGCAAGCAGGAGATATGCGTCAGGACTTACCGTTGCAGGATGGTGATACGGTTGTCATTCCTACGGCACAGAACCTAACCCCTGAAGACGCAACTGCTCTGGCTTCTGCCAGCTTTGCACCGGATAAAATCTCGGTTTATGTGGTGGGAGAGGTGGGGCGACCAGGGGCAGTACAGGTGCCGCCCAACACGCCCCTAAACCAGGCAATATTGGCAGCCGGTGGATTTAACAATCGGGCGAAGAAGGGATCGGTCAACTTTATTCGGCTCAATCCGAATGGAACCGTGACGCAGCGATCGATTCCGATTGATTTTTCCCAGGGAATCAGCGAAGCGAATAACCCAGCTCTGCGAAACAATGACACGATCGTGGTGGGTCGTTCTACCTTAGCGGGAATTACAGATACGCTCGGTTCGGTTGTATCTCCGATCGGTGGTTTGTTTGCCATCTTCAGCATTCTGGGGCTTTAG
- a CDS encoding apurinic/apyrimidinic endonuclease family protein — protein sequence MAEMVAASRNTWSVPEWQLVHISNGATSFNDPRHSDLITAMPSSYRNAPWIEVEAKQKEQAIEKLQLDWLRDLQTI from the coding sequence GTGGCTGAGATGGTAGCCGCTTCCCGTAATACCTGGTCTGTTCCTGAATGGCAACTGGTTCACATTTCAAACGGTGCGACATCCTTTAATGATCCTCGGCATAGCGATTTAATCACTGCGATGCCCAGTTCCTACCGGAATGCGCCCTGGATTGAGGTAGAGGCAAAGCAAAAGGAGCAGGCGATCGAAAAACTACAGCTGGACTGGCTACGGGATTTACAAACAATTTAG
- a CDS encoding alpha/beta hydrolase gives MKHIEGTFKGSGGLNLYYQSWLPDSRTQAVVVMVHGLGGHSNLFDPAVQYLVPQGYEIYAFDLRGHGRSPGRRGHINRWAEFRDDLRAFLQQIQTWRPGCPCFLWGHSLGGTIALDYALRSPDGLRGVVTSAPALGKIQISPYKLALGWLLSGIYPGFSLKLGIREDFCLRLPDVCAAYLQDPLRHEYGSARLSTEFFAIVDWIHQHAADLKIPLLTLHGSSDQVTLPEASRAFFQRLTFPDAEYREYPGNYHDLLVDVEYRKVFLDLENWVERHLESSPSCQNLGLCSS, from the coding sequence ATGAAACATATTGAAGGAACCTTCAAAGGGTCGGGAGGGCTTAACCTCTACTATCAAAGCTGGCTCCCAGATAGCCGCACTCAGGCAGTGGTGGTAATGGTTCATGGGCTGGGAGGACACAGCAATTTGTTCGATCCGGCAGTGCAATACCTGGTTCCACAGGGGTATGAAATCTATGCCTTCGATTTACGGGGGCATGGACGATCGCCGGGAAGACGAGGGCATATCAACCGTTGGGCTGAATTTCGGGATGATTTGCGTGCCTTTTTGCAACAGATTCAAACCTGGCGACCGGGGTGCCCCTGCTTCCTCTGGGGGCACAGTTTGGGGGGAACGATCGCCCTGGATTACGCCCTTCGATCGCCGGATGGATTACGGGGAGTGGTAACCTCAGCTCCCGCTTTAGGGAAAATTCAAATTTCTCCCTACAAACTTGCATTGGGATGGTTGCTTTCTGGCATTTACCCCGGATTCAGCCTCAAGTTGGGGATTCGCGAAGACTTTTGCTTGCGGCTTCCTGATGTTTGTGCTGCCTATCTTCAAGACCCATTACGGCATGAGTACGGAAGTGCCCGCCTCTCTACCGAGTTCTTTGCGATCGTAGATTGGATTCACCAGCATGCAGCGGATCTCAAGATTCCACTTTTGACATTGCATGGAAGCTCCGACCAGGTTACGCTGCCGGAGGCAAGCCGGGCATTTTTTCAGCGATTGACCTTTCCCGATGCGGAATACCGCGAGTATCCAGGTAACTATCACGATTTATTAGTTGATGTGGAGTATCGCAAGGTGTTTTTGGATCTTGAAAACTGGGTGGAGCGCCATTTAGAAAGTTCGCCTAGCTGCCAAAACCTTGGGCTTTGTTCCTCTTAA
- the hepC gene encoding heterocyst development glycosyltransferase HepC, translating into MTMLSTNTLKQEQKGNSPEIDRHPAASYTMKWRQQQLFLKPASETERACVPQPENLQWLVARLQRSPVQRVSLTPDLAERDLELWANACSTVNKTAYLQLPNTPELPKKRNKLFWWLKRIVDWLIAVLLLLIFGPLMLILALAIRIQSPGPILFSQWRVGERGKLFRILKFRTMFVGAEQLHHQIMGDQIGLHKCEDDPRITPLGRWMRKFSLDELPQLLNVFRGEMSLVGPRPWALYDAVRIHPSMRHRMNALPGITGIWQVTTRSHLRDIDAVNRVDLGYLRQWSLIQDLKILLMTVPKVLTGYGAY; encoded by the coding sequence ATGACAATGCTTTCCACCAACACCCTGAAGCAGGAGCAGAAAGGGAATTCTCCTGAAATCGATCGCCACCCGGCAGCCAGCTACACGATGAAATGGCGGCAACAGCAACTTTTTCTTAAACCTGCATCGGAGACTGAGAGAGCGTGTGTTCCTCAACCAGAAAATTTGCAATGGTTGGTAGCACGGTTGCAGCGATCGCCCGTTCAGCGGGTGAGTCTGACACCAGATTTGGCTGAAAGGGATTTAGAACTCTGGGCAAATGCTTGCTCCACGGTAAATAAGACTGCTTACCTCCAACTTCCCAACACGCCCGAATTGCCGAAGAAAAGAAACAAATTATTCTGGTGGCTCAAACGGATTGTGGACTGGTTAATTGCCGTCCTGTTGCTGCTAATTTTTGGTCCGCTCATGCTGATCCTGGCGCTTGCGATTCGAATCCAGTCACCTGGTCCGATCCTGTTTTCCCAGTGGCGGGTAGGAGAGCGGGGAAAATTATTCCGCATTCTCAAATTCCGAACCATGTTTGTGGGAGCAGAACAACTGCATCATCAAATCATGGGCGATCAGATTGGGCTACACAAATGCGAAGATGATCCTCGCATTACCCCCCTGGGGCGCTGGATGCGAAAATTTAGCCTGGATGAACTGCCCCAACTGCTGAACGTATTTCGAGGGGAAATGAGCCTGGTTGGTCCCCGTCCCTGGGCACTGTATGACGCGGTACGCATTCATCCCAGCATGCGCCACCGGATGAATGCCTTACCTGGAATTACTGGCATCTGGCAGGTCACAACCCGATCGCACCTGCGCGATATCGATGCGGTGAACCGGGTAGACCTGGGTTACCTGCGCCAATGGTCCTTAATTCAAGATCTAAAAATCCTGTTGATGACCGTACCAA
- a CDS encoding AMP-dependent synthetase/ligase, producing MGRTLPFLLDEACDRTPNAQAFNQWIDASWQPLSNQDFRTAAELVALGLLELGLESGDRIALLMHSDISFCIADMGSLLANLVDVPIDLTQTLEHIVFVLQHSEAKALMISNLNLLTQIVPYLQDVPELKHIIVADSPAPLHSPCPDVSPVQVPPFIQLVSLDEVRLKGQAQISETRRQQLRVAVTPDRLATIIYIPDETGQPVGVMLTHENLSANALTSFSGIPNLGRGNQEVVLSFLPLNHVLARVMVYGHINYGHSIYFSNPNRITKHFKEVQPTVLTTVPLLLEKIYAKALEKGARGQGDRRVRGQGEKGTRGQGEVNPFPHSKFKIQNSKLKTQNPPFLLSPLPHLRFSMLFTLLLQFLQSLAQWFRVSFTHLVFNLSLQLAKRYPIGRSPHLFYTLLLKLADRWVLARLRAVFGGRLKYVICGGAALKTELAQVFTAAEVPILHGYGLTQASAVVSCNRGSFKRTGTVGVPIAGMEVAIADDGEILLRGPYITQGYFKNPTATQAAINPQGWFHTGDLGEFTDAGFLKITGLKKALFKLSTGKYIVPQAIENRLKQSDLVQQAIVVGSERKFCVLLLIPHLEALHHHAQQIGMDAADQELLKHPYVLALYQSLVNAANCHLPYWATVKRFQLLIADLTIENGLLKPSGQIDRAKVNTVFATHIDALYRDVETQKERDAEKESPLLDYPPFPESSCPTFAQSLVIGQ from the coding sequence TTGGGGCGAACTTTACCATTCTTGCTAGATGAAGCATGCGATCGTACTCCCAATGCCCAGGCTTTTAATCAATGGATTGATGCAAGCTGGCAACCCCTTTCCAATCAGGATTTTCGAACTGCTGCGGAACTGGTTGCCCTGGGTTTATTAGAATTGGGGCTAGAGAGTGGCGATCGCATTGCATTGTTGATGCATAGTGATATCAGTTTCTGCATCGCTGATATGGGATCTCTATTGGCAAATTTAGTTGATGTCCCAATTGATTTAACGCAAACCCTGGAACATATTGTCTTTGTTTTACAGCACAGTGAAGCAAAGGCATTAATGATTTCTAACTTAAATTTGTTAACCCAAATTGTGCCCTATCTTCAGGATGTTCCTGAGTTGAAGCACATTATTGTTGCCGATAGCCCAGCCCCACTTCATTCGCCTTGCCCGGATGTTTCTCCTGTGCAGGTGCCGCCATTTATCCAGCTTGTTTCTTTGGATGAGGTGCGCCTCAAGGGACAGGCCCAAATTTCAGAAACCAGACGCCAACAACTCAGGGTCGCTGTAACCCCCGATCGACTCGCAACGATCATCTATATTCCCGATGAAACAGGACAGCCCGTGGGCGTGATGTTGACCCATGAAAACCTGTCAGCCAATGCACTTACCTCCTTTTCTGGAATTCCCAATTTGGGCCGGGGAAATCAGGAAGTGGTGCTTTCGTTTCTGCCCCTGAACCATGTGCTTGCCCGTGTCATGGTGTACGGACACATCAACTATGGACACAGCATCTACTTTTCAAATCCGAATCGGATTACGAAGCATTTCAAAGAGGTTCAACCCACTGTTTTAACCACGGTTCCACTGTTGTTAGAGAAGATTTATGCCAAGGCGTTGGAGAAGGGAGCCAGGGGACAGGGGGACAGGAGGGTAAGGGGACAGGGAGAGAAGGGGACAAGGGGACAAGGGGAAGTAAACCCATTCCCCCATTCAAAATTCAAAATTCAAAACTCAAAACTCAAAACTCAAAACCCTCCCTTTCTTCTCTCGCCCCTGCCCCACCTGCGGTTTTCGATGCTATTCACGCTTTTGCTTCAGTTTCTTCAGTCGCTAGCGCAATGGTTTCGAGTGTCCTTTACGCACCTGGTATTTAACCTGTCACTGCAACTCGCGAAACGATATCCGATCGGTCGATCGCCCCATCTCTTCTACACCCTGTTACTAAAATTAGCGGATCGATGGGTGCTGGCAAGGCTGCGGGCTGTTTTTGGGGGACGTTTGAAGTATGTGATTTGTGGCGGAGCAGCCCTGAAAACCGAACTCGCCCAGGTATTTACGGCAGCAGAAGTGCCAATTCTACACGGTTATGGGTTAACTCAAGCCAGTGCGGTGGTCAGTTGCAATCGGGGCAGCTTCAAACGAACGGGAACAGTGGGAGTGCCGATCGCTGGCATGGAAGTGGCGATCGCGGATGATGGGGAAATTCTCCTCCGAGGACCGTACATCACCCAGGGCTACTTCAAAAACCCCACGGCTACTCAGGCAGCCATCAACCCTCAAGGTTGGTTTCACACAGGCGATCTGGGCGAATTTACAGACGCAGGGTTTTTGAAAATCACAGGTCTTAAGAAAGCGCTCTTCAAACTCTCGACGGGCAAATACATTGTGCCCCAAGCCATTGAAAATCGATTGAAGCAATCTGACCTGGTGCAGCAGGCGATCGTCGTCGGGTCGGAACGAAAATTTTGTGTGCTGTTGTTGATTCCCCATCTGGAAGCGCTGCACCATCACGCCCAACAAATTGGGATGGATGCCGCCGATCAGGAGTTGCTCAAACATCCCTACGTCCTGGCTTTATATCAGTCGTTAGTCAATGCTGCCAATTGTCATTTACCCTACTGGGCAACGGTAAAACGATTCCAATTATTGATTGCCGATCTGACGATTGAAAACGGATTACTGAAACCCAGTGGACAGATCGATCGGGCGAAGGTGAATACTGTTTTTGCGACTCACATTGATGCGCTCTATCGAGATGTGGAAACCCAAAAAGAGCGTGATGCTGAAAAAGAATCTCCCCTGTTGGACTATCCCCCATTCCCCGAATCATCTTGCCCCACCTTTGCTCAGTCCTTAGTGATTGGGCAGTAA
- a CDS encoding Uma2 family endonuclease encodes MTQPLLDAEEIVTELDISHLVIEDDTPVDNFQSAQQQRLLVEPLYSSKPLPLPFVAEANVGLFYKLKGDPIVPDMMLSLGVQRAEDFSARRDRSYFVWEFGKVPEVCIEIVSNQEGDELALSQKSRQKGKETCKQDIYAQIGVPYYVVFDPLRQIQTENEMNGALLRVWTLASGRYRELTPTEGVVAVGQPVWLETVGLGLTVWEGQFEEAVTRLWLRWCNSQGQVILTGAEGQEVERQRAEVERQRAEVERQRADRLAEKLRELGINPDQV; translated from the coding sequence ATGACTCAACCCCTTCTAGATGCAGAAGAAATCGTCACTGAGCTTGACATCAGCCATCTCGTCATTGAGGACGATACCCCGGTGGACAATTTTCAATCTGCCCAGCAACAACGGTTACTGGTGGAACCTCTTTACAGTTCTAAACCCTTGCCGCTGCCATTTGTTGCCGAGGCAAATGTCGGGTTATTCTACAAACTCAAAGGTGATCCGATCGTCCCCGATATGATGCTGAGCCTGGGTGTGCAACGGGCTGAAGATTTTTCTGCGCGGCGCGATCGCTCTTACTTTGTCTGGGAATTTGGCAAAGTTCCCGAAGTCTGCATTGAAATTGTCTCGAATCAGGAAGGGGATGAGTTGGCGTTGAGTCAGAAGTCGCGCCAGAAGGGAAAGGAAACCTGCAAGCAAGATATTTATGCTCAAATTGGGGTTCCTTACTATGTGGTATTTGACCCATTGCGGCAAATTCAAACGGAGAACGAGATGAATGGGGCGCTGTTGCGCGTGTGGACTTTGGCATCGGGACGCTATCGGGAACTCACACCGACTGAAGGAGTGGTCGCAGTGGGGCAGCCTGTCTGGTTAGAAACAGTAGGATTGGGGTTAACGGTGTGGGAAGGACAGTTTGAGGAAGCGGTGACCCGGCTATGGCTGCGCTGGTGTAATTCGCAGGGGCAGGTAATTCTAACTGGAGCAGAAGGTCAGGAAGTGGAACGCCAACGGGCTGAGGTGGAACGCCAACGGGCTGAGGTGGAACGCCAACGAGCCGATCGCTTAGCCGAGAAACTGCGCGAATTGGGGATCAATCCTGATCAAGTTTGA
- a CDS encoding glycosyltransferase, which translates to MKVALVHDYLTQQGGAERVFELLCKQYPEADIFTSLYDPEHTIDLGDREVQTTILQKIPGATRKFRLLAPFYYPVFRSLDLTDYDLIISSSSSFAKSVRKRPDAKHVCFCHNVTRFLWDTESYLRQYSSYRKFYPVLERVFQVMRQVDLKYAQEPDLYIANSSVVAERIQRVYGKPSIVINYPINSGKFSFSSKKEDFYLASARLIGYKRMDVIIEAFNWLGLPLLVIGDGPERERLEMQALDNIQFLGYVSDEARTHLMSRSRAVVVAALEDYGLVPVEANASGTPVVAYGAGGVLDTQIPQQTGILFKRQTPEALQTAILDSTEIDWNYEKIRAHALNHFSEEAFFNKVQQVMAEVCH; encoded by the coding sequence ATGAAAGTTGCTTTGGTGCATGACTACTTGACACAACAGGGTGGAGCAGAGCGCGTGTTTGAGCTGTTGTGCAAGCAATATCCTGAGGCTGATATTTTCACGTCGTTATATGATCCTGAGCACACGATCGACCTGGGCGATCGGGAAGTTCAAACGACCATTCTGCAAAAGATTCCAGGCGCAACACGAAAGTTCAGGTTACTGGCTCCTTTTTATTACCCGGTGTTTCGATCGCTGGATTTAACCGATTACGACCTGATTATTAGCAGCAGTAGCAGTTTTGCCAAATCGGTTCGCAAGCGTCCAGATGCCAAGCATGTTTGCTTTTGCCATAATGTCACCCGCTTCCTTTGGGACACAGAATCCTATCTGCGTCAGTATTCCAGCTACCGGAAGTTCTATCCTGTGTTGGAAAGGGTGTTTCAGGTGATGCGGCAGGTAGATTTGAAATATGCCCAGGAACCAGATCTCTATATCGCCAACTCCAGTGTGGTTGCTGAGCGTATCCAACGGGTCTACGGTAAACCCTCGATCGTGATTAACTACCCCATTAACAGTGGTAAGTTTTCCTTTTCTTCCAAAAAGGAGGACTTTTATCTGGCATCTGCTCGCTTGATTGGTTACAAGCGGATGGATGTGATCATTGAGGCATTTAACTGGCTCGGATTGCCCCTACTGGTGATTGGGGACGGTCCAGAACGAGAACGACTGGAAATGCAAGCACTGGATAATATCCAATTTCTGGGATACGTCAGCGATGAAGCCCGTACCCATTTAATGTCCCGCAGTCGTGCGGTTGTGGTTGCGGCACTGGAAGATTACGGGCTGGTTCCAGTAGAAGCAAACGCCAGTGGAACACCAGTAGTTGCCTATGGGGCTGGTGGCGTTTTAGATACTCAAATTCCCCAACAAACAGGAATTCTGTTTAAACGCCAAACGCCAGAAGCCTTACAGACAGCAATTCTCGATTCGACTGAAATCGACTGGAACTACGAAAAAATCAGGGCGCATGCGTTGAATCACTTTTCGGAAGAAGCGTTTTTCAACAAAGTTCAGCAGGTTATGGCGGAGGTGTGCCACTAA
- a CDS encoding GumC family protein: MTENQSFGTIETDPGYGQLLSVLVRQRFWVMGVFVGVVTIAAVYSLLQRPIYQSSMQLLVEPNYQGKKESGTEPSFADANVEIDNSTQLTQMKSSQLLQKAVDLLQPEYPKLDVDELQSSLALTQIEQDKVKTKIIQVLFTNHDPVKTQKVLMAIQQVYQDYNREQQKQRLAKGLEFINEQIPRVEQQVKTAEDELERFRRSRNLVDPEVQSKALIDSLSQVRQEQRTTIAQIRDTQAKYVALQQQLRLSPQQALIASRLSQSARFQNLLNEIQKTDLALEKERVRFKDRSAFVQQWTDQRQRQQKLLSEELAQVLGADAAQGEALLAQGQLGTTDLTLASQLVDAQNTLEGLSARAQSLAQTERSLTAQLERFPNLLAEYGRLQPNVNITRDTLQQLLKARQELALEIARGGFDWQVVEQPKEGKKIGPKTKQNLLLAAVAGLMLGGVIAFVRDGTDDGVHTSDELKKQVALPLLGMMPEMAQTSGPTLLQLPFQKSDTLTPTAMDLLHWQPFREALDLLYKNIQLLPIASGLRSLVVTSALAGEGKSTLALGLAISAARSNKRVLLIDADLRRPSLHKQLNLPNDRGLSTLLEGNMPILDQPGIQSLHRYADIPVSVLTAGPTPPDSARLLNSSRMEDLISMFEQNYDLVVLDAPPVLGIVDAVSLASFCWGVLLVGRIGQVTRTEFMQATSMLTTLNVIGVVANGSKTVTNPYLAYERKP, from the coding sequence GTGACCGAAAATCAATCATTTGGAACAATTGAAACAGATCCCGGTTATGGGCAATTGTTGTCGGTTTTAGTCCGGCAGCGGTTTTGGGTAATGGGTGTCTTTGTTGGCGTTGTGACGATCGCAGCCGTCTATTCGCTGCTGCAAAGACCAATCTACCAAAGCTCCATGCAGCTTTTGGTGGAACCCAACTACCAGGGCAAAAAAGAATCGGGGACTGAACCTTCCTTTGCCGATGCCAATGTGGAAATTGACAACTCCACCCAGCTGACCCAGATGAAGAGTTCGCAGCTGCTCCAAAAAGCGGTGGACTTGCTCCAGCCAGAGTACCCAAAGCTGGACGTGGACGAGCTTCAAAGCTCGCTTGCCCTAACTCAGATAGAACAGGACAAGGTAAAGACCAAAATTATTCAGGTTCTGTTTACCAATCATGATCCGGTAAAAACCCAAAAAGTTTTGATGGCAATTCAACAAGTCTATCAGGACTACAACCGGGAGCAGCAAAAGCAACGATTAGCCAAGGGGTTAGAGTTCATTAACGAACAAATCCCACGGGTGGAACAACAGGTTAAAACGGCTGAAGATGAACTGGAGCGATTTCGTAGAAGCCGCAACCTGGTTGATCCAGAGGTTCAGTCGAAAGCGCTGATTGATTCCCTGAGCCAGGTACGCCAGGAGCAACGAACCACGATCGCCCAAATCCGGGATACACAGGCGAAATACGTTGCTTTGCAGCAGCAACTGAGGCTTTCTCCCCAACAGGCACTGATTGCCTCCCGGCTGAGCCAATCCGCACGGTTTCAAAACTTGCTGAATGAAATACAAAAAACCGATCTGGCACTGGAAAAGGAGCGCGTTCGGTTTAAGGATCGTTCTGCCTTTGTGCAACAGTGGACGGATCAGCGCCAACGTCAACAGAAATTGCTCAGCGAGGAGTTAGCTCAGGTTCTGGGTGCAGATGCCGCTCAGGGAGAAGCATTGCTGGCTCAAGGACAATTGGGAACGACAGATTTGACCCTTGCCAGCCAACTGGTGGATGCCCAAAATACCTTAGAAGGGTTAAGTGCTCGCGCCCAAAGTCTTGCCCAAACGGAGCGATCGCTGACAGCCCAGTTAGAGCGTTTCCCCAATCTGTTAGCGGAATATGGTCGTTTACAACCCAACGTCAATATCACACGGGATACCCTTCAGCAGTTGTTGAAGGCACGCCAGGAACTTGCCCTGGAAATTGCTCGGGGTGGTTTTGACTGGCAAGTGGTAGAGCAACCCAAAGAAGGCAAAAAAATTGGTCCCAAGACCAAACAAAACCTTTTGCTGGCTGCTGTTGCCGGGTTGATGCTGGGAGGAGTAATTGCCTTTGTTCGAGATGGAACTGATGACGGTGTTCATACGTCAGATGAACTGAAAAAGCAGGTTGCCCTGCCGCTACTGGGAATGATGCCAGAAATGGCTCAAACCAGCGGTCCAACCTTACTCCAGCTTCCCTTTCAAAAATCAGACACGCTGACTCCAACCGCAATGGATTTGCTTCACTGGCAACCATTCCGGGAAGCACTGGATCTGTTATACAAAAACATTCAACTGTTACCGATCGCTTCCGGTTTGCGATCTCTGGTTGTTACCTCAGCCCTGGCAGGCGAAGGAAAATCAACCCTGGCACTGGGTCTGGCAATTAGTGCAGCCCGTTCCAACAAGCGCGTTCTCCTGATTGACGCTGACCTGCGCCGTCCCAGTTTGCATAAGCAACTCAATCTGCCCAACGATCGGGGACTTTCCACCCTGTTGGAAGGAAACATGCCAATTCTTGACCAGCCTGGCATCCAATCCCTACATCGATATGCAGACATCCCTGTATCTGTCCTGACTGCTGGACCTACACCACCTGACTCGGCAAGGTTGTTAAATTCCAGCCGCATGGAGGATCTGATTTCAATGTTTGAGCAAAACTATGATCTGGTCGTGCTAGACGCTCCCCCTGTCCTGGGCATTGTGGATGCTGTTTCACTGGCATCTTTTTGCTGGGGAGTGTTGCTGGTCGGGCGCATCGGTCAAGTGACTCGCACCGAATTTATGCAAGCAACCAGCATGCTAACAACCCTCAATGTAATTGGCGTCGTCGCCAACGGATCGAAAACCGTCACGAATCCATACCTTGCCTATGAGCGAAAACCGTAA